Proteins encoded within one genomic window of Spiroplasma sabaudiense Ar-1343:
- a CDS encoding DnaD domain protein: protein MDFYNYKINLKNTSSAYDFKILQYLYLPIIGPSAFTTFLSLVNENSFQKEFKNGSFDIKRLSKINGIGIVTLEKDFEKLSAMGLLKTLVKKDKTIKIFNVYAPLEPLDFFNNEIFSKALLKKIGKEDFEMTSYMFRDDSIIVGEYEEELANFSEVFKEDAINILELKPEIMKLKPKKTDVFYKNINKDLLIKKLLEQGIEINLQIPSYVKVLKNITVLYQLSTEELFDSILKCYDFENKVLEPKVLFDFVTHQNLPITDANDPKSKEKQKCQEMELIEPLDYLKLLKDQRDLTNNEKNIIKVLEQEFNFKNGFINCLLEFSYYKNSREIVGNYIFKIAQSIQDLQISSTNDLMKYLKTAYLESVKNKQKKRMNSNKTIEAKTPIDWEAGVNPERYEAKFNW from the coding sequence ATGGATTTTTATAATTATAAAATTAATCTAAAAAATACTTCAAGCGCCTATGATTTTAAGATTTTACAATATTTGTATTTACCAATAATAGGGCCCTCAGCGTTTACAACTTTCTTAAGTTTAGTAAATGAAAATAGTTTTCAAAAAGAGTTTAAAAACGGATCTTTTGACATCAAAAGACTAAGTAAAATTAATGGAATTGGAATTGTCACATTAGAGAAGGACTTTGAAAAATTATCTGCGATGGGCTTGTTAAAAACTCTTGTTAAAAAGGATAAAACCATTAAAATTTTCAATGTTTATGCCCCATTAGAGCCCTTGGATTTTTTTAATAATGAAATTTTTTCTAAAGCTTTATTAAAAAAAATCGGAAAAGAAGATTTTGAAATGACTAGTTATATGTTCCGTGATGATTCAATTATTGTTGGAGAATATGAAGAAGAACTTGCTAATTTTTCAGAAGTTTTTAAAGAAGATGCAATTAATATTTTAGAATTAAAACCAGAAATAATGAAATTAAAACCTAAAAAAACCGATGTTTTCTACAAGAATATAAATAAAGATTTATTAATTAAAAAATTATTGGAACAGGGAATCGAGATAAATCTTCAAATTCCAAGTTATGTCAAAGTATTAAAAAACATCACTGTTTTATACCAGCTAAGTACAGAAGAATTGTTTGACTCAATTTTGAAATGTTATGATTTTGAAAATAAAGTCCTAGAGCCAAAAGTATTATTTGATTTTGTAACACACCAAAATTTGCCAATAACAGATGCAAATGATCCAAAATCAAAAGAGAAGCAAAAGTGTCAAGAAATGGAGTTAATCGAACCATTAGATTATTTAAAATTATTGAAAGATCAAAGAGATTTGACAAATAATGAAAAAAATATTATCAAAGTTTTAGAGCAAGAATTTAATTTTAAAAATGGATTTATTAATTGTTTATTAGAGTTTTCTTATTATAAAAACTCCCGTGAAATTGTTGGAAATTACATTTTTAAAATTGCTCAATCAATTCAAGATTTGCAAATATCATCAACAAACGATTTAATGAAGTATTTAAAGACAGCTTATTTGGAATCAGTTAAAAATAAACAAAAAAAACGTATGAATTCAAATAAAACCATTGAAGCTAAAACTCCCATTGACTGGGAAGCTGGAGTAAATCCTGAAAGATATGAAGCAAAATTTAATTGATAG
- the mutM gene encoding DNA-formamidopyrimidine glycosylase, with translation MPELPEVETVVRTLRKLVLNKKITKAKIVYPNLLKQPTDTQQFESEITGQKILAIERIAKHIIFVFQNKVLISHLRMEGKWFFEPEGAQTNIKHQEAYFIFDDGMQLAYYDTRKFGTLHWQDIDNFREQKPLVTLGPEPFSELVTPNYLAKRINKSSKHIKTILLDQTIISGIGNIYDDEILFAAKIHPLKLGADISQIDFENIIDSSRDILAKSVEMGGTTIDSYQSAHGIDGKFQNFLKVHTRVNKPCLECQTLITKIKVNGRGTYFCPQCQVL, from the coding sequence ATGCCAGAACTACCAGAAGTTGAAACGGTTGTTAGAACACTTAGAAAGTTAGTCTTAAATAAAAAGATTACAAAAGCTAAAATTGTTTACCCAAACTTATTAAAGCAGCCAACAGATACCCAGCAATTTGAGTCAGAAATTACTGGTCAAAAAATTTTGGCTATCGAAAGAATTGCCAAACATATAATTTTTGTCTTCCAAAATAAAGTTTTAATAAGTCACTTAAGAATGGAAGGCAAGTGGTTTTTTGAGCCTGAGGGAGCACAAACTAACATTAAACATCAAGAAGCCTATTTTATTTTTGATGATGGAATGCAGTTGGCTTATTATGATACAAGAAAATTTGGTACATTGCACTGACAAGATATTGATAACTTTCGTGAGCAAAAACCTCTAGTTACATTAGGTCCAGAACCATTTAGTGAATTGGTAACCCCAAACTATTTAGCAAAAAGAATTAATAAATCAAGCAAGCATATAAAAACAATTCTTCTTGACCAAACAATAATTTCAGGAATTGGAAATATTTATGATGACGAAATTTTATTTGCTGCAAAAATTCACCCCCTAAAATTAGGGGCTGATATCAGTCAAATAGATTTTGAAAACATCATCGATAGTTCCCGAGATATATTAGCTAAATCGGTTGAAATGGGTGGGACAACCATTGATAGCTACCAATCTGCTCACGGGATAGATGGTAAGTTTCAAAATTTCTTAAAAGTTCATACCAGGGTTAATAAACCATGTCTTGAATGTCAGACTTTAATTACTAAAATAAAGGTCAACGGAAGGGGTACTTATTTTTGCCCACAATGTCAAGTTTTATAG
- the polA gene encoding DNA polymerase I, producing MKNKKVLLVDGNSLIFRAYFASAYTGNILKTKSGIPTNAVYSFINMLTSLLNQNDYFDVVVAFDMGKKTFRHEKMPDYKAGRSKTPDELVQQFPIVREFLTNANISYYEIENIEADDIIGTISSDLSKAADFEIEILTSDKDMFQLINHNTKILIPKTGVSDLLVFGENELMEKWSVTPGQVPDLKGIMGDPSDNIKGVAGIGEKGATTLLQKFHSLEGIYENIDEIKGATQKKLIESKEIAFLSKEIATIKTDVEIPQFDIKRINLNLDNIIEFLNKYEMFTLIKRLTARTDNINLEEKINYQILKKWDKQYNADNSAIIIELLDSNYHKAELVGIAISNEKGNFILELQNSQNQDLFNWQDSWIDEDFQELLLSNNLKKSFYDLKAAVSTLNRFGYQVNLAAIDFDMMLVGYIKDNSLKSTFSNYIRALNSDLEIPESEEIFGKGAKKSSAIADNIKNEYLAKKSSYLYQTKPKAFKFLEEEHLLELYNEIDLKFAKLLFEIEKAGVIVDKLELKKQTLKIQEKINILESEIRSLLGEHIESDFNINSPKQIKELLFDRLQLPDLNKGSTDRETLQKLVSHHVVIEKILDHRKFSKLYSTYLKGFEKYIFEDGKVHTIYNQTLTATGRLSSIEPNLQNISIRDDDQKEVRKIFISSPKSVFYSFDYSQIELRVLAQLAPEKNLIKIFNENRDVHSEAAKLLFKLTNEGEISAEMRRTAKIFNFGIIYGLSDFGLANDLNISIIDAKNLIKAYFDSFSDILPYKQKLISDVKNSGYVTTLSKRRRYIYELSSSNYQVRQFGERIALNTPIQGTAADILKVAMISINERLQELQFSSKMVAQIHDEIIFSVELNEEQEVVKIIEFEMKNALQKLIEIMDINDSVKVNLEVSSSKGKNWFELK from the coding sequence ATGAAAAATAAAAAAGTACTTTTAGTGGATGGAAATTCACTTATTTTCAGAGCATATTTTGCCTCAGCTTATACAGGAAATATATTAAAAACTAAATCAGGGATTCCTACAAATGCAGTTTATTCATTCATTAATATGCTAACAAGTTTATTAAATCAAAATGACTATTTTGATGTTGTTGTTGCTTTTGATATGGGTAAAAAAACTTTTCGTCATGAGAAAATGCCAGACTATAAAGCGGGTCGAAGCAAAACCCCAGATGAATTAGTGCAGCAATTTCCAATCGTAAGAGAGTTTTTAACAAACGCAAATATTTCCTACTATGAGATTGAAAACATTGAAGCAGATGATATTATAGGTACAATATCTTCAGATTTATCAAAAGCAGCAGATTTTGAAATTGAAATATTAACAAGCGATAAGGATATGTTTCAATTAATTAATCACAATACCAAAATTTTAATACCAAAAACCGGCGTAAGTGATTTGCTGGTTTTTGGTGAAAACGAGCTAATGGAAAAATGATCTGTTACTCCAGGACAAGTTCCAGACTTAAAAGGAATTATGGGAGATCCCAGCGATAACATTAAAGGAGTTGCGGGGATTGGCGAAAAGGGAGCAACAACGTTATTGCAAAAATTTCACTCTCTTGAGGGAATCTATGAAAATATTGATGAAATCAAAGGTGCCACGCAAAAAAAATTAATCGAGTCTAAAGAAATAGCGTTTTTATCAAAGGAAATAGCAACTATAAAAACTGATGTAGAAATTCCTCAATTTGACATTAAACGAATCAATCTAAATTTGGATAACATAATTGAGTTTTTAAACAAATATGAAATGTTCACTTTAATTAAAAGACTAACTGCACGCACTGACAATATCAACTTAGAAGAAAAAATTAACTATCAAATTCTTAAGAAATGAGACAAACAATATAATGCAGATAATAGTGCGATAATAATTGAATTGTTGGATTCAAACTACCACAAGGCAGAATTAGTTGGTATTGCAATTTCTAATGAAAAAGGTAATTTCATTTTAGAGCTTCAAAATAGCCAAAACCAAGATTTATTTAATTGGCAAGATAGCTGAATTGACGAAGATTTCCAAGAACTGTTACTTTCAAATAATTTAAAAAAATCTTTTTATGATTTAAAAGCTGCGGTATCGACATTAAATCGCTTTGGTTATCAAGTTAATTTAGCTGCAATAGATTTTGATATGATGCTAGTTGGTTATATCAAAGATAACTCCTTAAAGTCGACATTTTCAAATTACATTAGGGCTTTAAATTCTGATTTGGAAATTCCTGAATCAGAGGAAATATTTGGTAAAGGTGCTAAGAAAAGTTCTGCAATTGCTGATAATATTAAAAACGAATATTTAGCTAAAAAATCAAGTTATTTATACCAAACTAAACCAAAGGCTTTTAAGTTTTTGGAAGAAGAACACCTCTTAGAACTTTACAACGAAATTGATTTAAAATTTGCCAAATTACTTTTTGAAATTGAAAAAGCTGGAGTAATAGTGGATAAATTAGAACTAAAAAAACAAACTTTAAAAATTCAAGAAAAAATCAATATTTTAGAAAGCGAAATTAGAAGTTTACTTGGAGAGCACATTGAAAGTGACTTTAATATAAATTCACCAAAGCAAATTAAGGAGTTATTATTTGATCGCCTACAACTACCAGACTTAAATAAGGGAAGTACTGATAGAGAAACTCTGCAAAAGTTAGTATCCCACCATGTTGTCATAGAAAAAATTTTAGATCACCGAAAATTTAGCAAGCTATATTCAACCTATTTAAAGGGTTTTGAAAAATACATTTTTGAAGATGGCAAGGTTCATACAATTTATAATCAGACATTAACCGCGACAGGTCGTCTTAGTTCTATTGAACCTAATTTACAAAATATTTCGATTCGAGATGATGACCAAAAAGAAGTTCGTAAAATTTTCATCAGCAGTCCTAAAAGCGTTTTTTATAGTTTTGATTATTCTCAAATTGAACTAAGAGTTTTAGCACAATTAGCTCCAGAAAAAAATTTAATTAAAATATTTAATGAAAATCGTGATGTCCATAGCGAAGCTGCTAAACTGTTATTTAAGCTAACCAATGAGGGGGAGATTAGTGCAGAAATGCGTCGAACTGCTAAAATCTTTAATTTTGGAATAATTTATGGCTTAAGTGATTTTGGATTAGCAAATGATTTAAATATCTCAATCATTGACGCCAAAAATTTAATTAAGGCTTATTTTGACTCGTTTTCAGATATATTACCTTATAAACAAAAATTAATCAGTGACGTCAAAAATTCGGGTTATGTGACGACCTTATCTAAGCGCAGACGCTATATTTACGAGTTATCCAGCTCAAACTACCAGGTCCGACAATTTGGAGAACGAATAGCCTTAAATACTCCAATTCAAGGCACTGCGGCGGATATTTTAAAAGTGGCTATGATAAGCATTAACGAACGTCTTCAAGAACTACAATTTTCAAGCAAAATGGTCGCCCAAATTCATGATGAAATTATTTTTTCAGTTGAATTAAACGAAGAACAAGAAGTGGTTAAAATCATTGAATTTGAAATGAAAAATGCCTTACAAAAATTGATAGAAATAATGGATATTAATGATTCAGTAAAAGTAAATCTGGAGGTTAGCTCTAGTAAGGGAAAAAACTGATTTGAATTAAAATAG